Proteins from a genomic interval of Lycium ferocissimum isolate CSIRO_LF1 chromosome 2, AGI_CSIRO_Lferr_CH_V1, whole genome shotgun sequence:
- the LOC132046527 gene encoding probable methyltransferase TCM_000336, which translates to MDVEKVFHMTGGVGETSYSRNSSLQKKASDKVKHITLESVEEVYVATKPKSIGIADLGCSSGPNTLSNIKDILDKIETASRNTIQKSAPEFRVFLNDLPTNDFNAIFQALPEFHEWLKQKRNDQENGGTSNIYVAAYPGSFYGRLFPDHCLHFIYSSYSLHWLSRVPPGLYDEQGNSLNKNSIYISEHSPPEVSEAYFDQFQEDFSLFLNSRSDELVSGGKMVLILLGREGSTHVDRGNAFFWKILYQALSNLISKGEVEKEKLDSYEVHFYAPCKEEIEEVARENECFEVERLEMFEIEKTIGKGMSYGTMVAMTVRSIQESMVAHHFGDAIVEDLFKEYGRLVDEEMAKEEIRPITFLLVLRKQ; encoded by the exons ATGGATGTTGAGAAAGTCTTCCACATGACTGGAGGAGTTGGAGAAACTAGCTATTCCAGAAATTCTTCTCTTCAG AAGAAGGCATCTGATAAGGTTAAGCATATAACTCTGGAGAGCGTGGAAGAAGTTTATGTCGCAACAAAGCCCAAAAGTATAGGCATAGCTGACTTGGGTTGTTCCTCAGGACCTAATACCTTGTCAAACATTAAAGATATTCTGGATAAAATCGAAACTGCCAGCAGGAACACAATTCAGAAATCGGCACCAGAGTTCCGAGTTTTTCTGAATGACCTTCCAACGAACGACTTCAACGCTATATTTCAGGCCTTGCCAGAATTTCATGAATGGTTAAAGCAGAAAAGAAATGATCAAGAAAATGGAGGCACTtcaaatatatatgtagctGCTTATCCTGGCTCATTTTATGGAAGACTTTTTCCAGATCATTGCTTGCACTTTATCTATTCCTCTTATAGTTTGCATTGGCTTTCCAGG GTGCCACCAGGACTGTACGATGAACAGGGCAATTCCTTGAACAAAAACAGCATATACATATCAGAACATAGTCCTCCTGAGGTTTCCGAAGCTTACTTTGACCAGTTTCAGGAGGACTTCTCATTGTTCCTCAATTCGCGGTCGGATGAGCTGGTTAGTGGAGGAAAGATGGTGCTGATTTTACTGGGAAGGGAAGGTTCTACTCATGTTGATAGAGGAAATGCCTTCTTTTGGAAGATCCTCTATCAAGCATTATCAAATTTAATTAGCAAG GGAGAAGTGGAAAAGGAAAAGCTTGATTCTTACGAGGTACATTTTTATGCACCATGCAAGGAAGAAATAGAAGAAGTAGCAAGGGAAAACGAGTGTTTTGAAGTGGAGCGGCTTGAAATGTTTGAAATAGAGAAAACAATTGGAAAAGGCATGAGCTATGGTACAATGGTGGCTATGACAGTTAGGTCAATCCAAGAATCAATGGTGGCTCACCATTTTGGAGACGCAATTGTTGAGGACTTGTTTAAAGAATACGGTAGATTAGTGGATGAAGAAATGGCGAAAGAGGAAATTAGGCCTATAACTTTCCTTCTCGTTCTTCGAAAACAATAA